The Sporanaerobacter acetigenes DSM 13106 genome includes a region encoding these proteins:
- a CDS encoding S-methyl-5'-thioinosine phosphorylase: MEKAIIGGTGVYDVGEESYTKKVSTEYGEVEIELVKIDGEEIAFLPRHGKGHSVPPHLINYRANMMALKNIGVKYIYATVAVGSMNEKYTPGDIVVITDFMDFTKARPITFYEGGEKGVIHTDMTNPYCENLREVFYRVANRENVEIKGEGTYVCTEGPRFETASEINMYKILGGDVVGMTNVPEVILAKELGMCYAAVGIISNWCTGVEPSGTTIHDIQGAMKGKKEIVTKLFISAFMKNLDQDHCTCKNSLIKL; the protein is encoded by the coding sequence ATGGAAAAAGCTATAATTGGCGGAACTGGAGTTTATGATGTAGGAGAGGAAAGCTACACAAAAAAGGTTTCTACTGAATATGGAGAAGTAGAAATTGAATTAGTGAAAATAGATGGAGAAGAAATAGCTTTTCTACCTCGTCATGGCAAAGGTCATTCAGTTCCTCCGCATTTAATCAATTATAGAGCCAATATGATGGCACTAAAAAATATTGGAGTAAAATATATTTATGCAACAGTAGCAGTAGGCTCTATGAATGAAAAATATACTCCAGGAGATATAGTTGTCATAACGGACTTCATGGATTTTACAAAGGCAAGACCTATTACATTTTATGAAGGTGGGGAGAAGGGAGTCATTCATACAGATATGACAAATCCCTATTGTGAAAATTTAAGAGAAGTTTTTTATAGAGTTGCCAATAGAGAAAATGTTGAGATAAAAGGCGAAGGGACTTATGTATGCACCGAAGGACCTAGATTTGAAACTGCAAGTGAAATAAATATGTATAAAATCCTTGGCGGAGATGTAGTTGGAATGACCAATGTTCCAGAAGTGATACTTGCAAAGGAATTGGGAATGTGCTATGCAGCTGTAGGAATCATAAGCAATTGGTGTACAGGAGTAGAGCCTAGTGGAACAACCATTCATGATATACAAGGAGCTATGAAAGGAAAAAAAGAGATAGTGACTAAATTGTTCATAAGTGCATTTATGAAAAATTTAGATCAAGATCATTGTACATGTAAAAATTCCCTTATAAAATTGTAG
- a CDS encoding NAD(P)H-hydrate dehydratase: MIQGIGVDIVQVERIEKILNKSKEGFLNKVFTTKEIEYIRYKNENHRTIGGMFASKEAVSKVFGTGIGKVGLKEIEIDHDEFDKPIVNFNGKALELMKKKGIENIHLSISHEKEYAVAVAVGEGKIHFKCDEKIKALLPKREKNSHKGTYGRIGIIAGSSGMTGAPCLASQAALRSGSGLVYTIVPKSLASIVSIKLTEAIVVPVEDCEKGYFSLESIEELMGIIENLDAVGLGPGLGVNFETNRVVEEILKGTEKPIVLDADGLNCISQNPNILVNRKNTIITPHPGELSRLVDINTGEIQKNREKYCKETSQKYNIITVLKGSNTLVSTESGEIYMNCTGNPGMATAGSGDVLTGMITSFIGQGIEVLNSAILGVYCHGLAGDLAEMEKGEYGLIARDIIEYIPQAIKTLQVF; encoded by the coding sequence ATGATTCAAGGTATAGGAGTAGATATTGTTCAAGTAGAAAGAATAGAAAAAATTTTAAATAAGAGCAAAGAAGGCTTTTTAAATAAGGTTTTTACAACTAAAGAAATTGAATATATAAGATATAAAAATGAAAATCATAGGACAATCGGAGGAATGTTTGCCTCGAAAGAGGCAGTAAGCAAAGTATTTGGGACAGGTATAGGAAAGGTAGGTTTAAAGGAAATAGAAATTGACCATGATGAATTTGACAAGCCAATTGTGAACTTTAATGGAAAGGCTTTGGAACTTATGAAGAAAAAAGGGATAGAAAATATACATTTATCTATAAGTCACGAAAAAGAATATGCTGTAGCTGTAGCTGTTGGAGAAGGGAAAATTCATTTTAAATGTGACGAAAAAATAAAAGCATTACTTCCTAAAAGAGAAAAAAATAGTCATAAAGGAACTTATGGAAGAATAGGAATAATTGCAGGAAGTTCTGGTATGACAGGGGCACCTTGTCTAGCCAGTCAAGCAGCTTTAAGAAGTGGAAGTGGACTTGTTTACACCATAGTTCCTAAATCCTTAGCTTCTATTGTATCCATAAAACTTACAGAAGCTATAGTTGTACCTGTTGAAGATTGTGAGAAAGGCTATTTTTCGCTAGAATCCATAGAAGAATTGATGGGAATCATTGAGAATTTAGATGCAGTTGGATTAGGACCTGGTTTGGGAGTGAATTTTGAAACGAATAGAGTAGTGGAAGAAATACTTAAAGGAACGGAAAAACCAATTGTACTGGATGCAGATGGATTAAATTGCATTTCTCAAAATCCAAATATTCTTGTGAATAGAAAAAATACTATTATTACACCTCATCCAGGAGAACTATCAAGGCTTGTTGACATAAATACAGGTGAAATACAGAAAAATAGAGAAAAATACTGCAAAGAAACTTCTCAAAAGTATAATATAATTACAGTTTTAAAAGGTTCAAATACACTGGTATCTACAGAAAGTGGAGAAATTTACATGAATTGTACAGGAAATCCTGGAATGGCAACGGCAGGAAGTGGAGATGTATTGACAGGTATGATAACTAGCTTTATAGGCCAAGGTATTGAAGTTTTAAATTCAGCTATTTTAGGAGTATATTGTCACGGA
- a CDS encoding MATE family efflux transporter: MEIDKNENKIIRKKILSMILPVTAENILQMMAGFISMAMIGRIDAIAIGSLGISNRITQIVWALFKGIATGASVFVAQAYGANDNEKLRKVAQQTIMSSVILVLVLQQILFWNASYFLKIFNPSPSLLQNGTIHLRTVSWGLPFLTIVLIVAGILQGMGNAKTPMKIALIMNFLNVLFGYTFIFGHFGLKPMGIQGAALATVLSQAIAAILGLWVLYSKDGVLSNSLGTNSFKLDRKEVFSIYKVGMPTSLESIFWQLAAIIITKVILSYGEVAFAAYQLGLQAESISYMPAAGFGVAATTFIGQSLGSGNREMGKKYLKQLTIGTFIITIFTGGALIFFPRQIMRILTKDEEVIKIGIQYLFIMGFAQIPQNIAGVLNGALRGAGYTKVPMIVAGIGLWCIRIPFSLLMAYYFKKDILALWIIIAIDMTSRLITSYGIYKSKDIYSGELLIEEH; this comes from the coding sequence ATGGAAATAGATAAAAATGAAAATAAGATAATAAGAAAAAAGATACTTTCAATGATTCTACCAGTGACTGCGGAAAATATTTTGCAGATGATGGCAGGGTTTATCTCCATGGCTATGATAGGAAGAATAGATGCTATAGCTATAGGTTCTCTTGGAATAAGCAATAGAATCACCCAAATAGTATGGGCTCTTTTTAAGGGAATAGCTACTGGAGCTTCAGTATTTGTAGCTCAAGCTTATGGAGCCAATGACAATGAAAAATTGAGGAAAGTAGCTCAACAAACTATTATGTCATCAGTTATACTGGTTCTTGTTCTCCAGCAGATACTTTTTTGGAATGCATCTTATTTTTTAAAAATTTTTAATCCAAGTCCTTCTTTGCTCCAAAATGGTACAATTCATTTAAGAACAGTTTCCTGGGGGCTTCCATTTTTGACTATAGTTCTAATCGTGGCTGGAATACTTCAAGGAATGGGAAATGCTAAAACTCCTATGAAAATTGCATTGATAATGAATTTTCTAAATGTATTATTTGGCTATACCTTTATATTTGGACATTTCGGATTAAAACCTATGGGAATTCAAGGGGCTGCTCTTGCTACTGTATTATCACAGGCTATTGCAGCTATTCTTGGACTTTGGGTTTTATATAGCAAGGATGGGGTTCTTTCCAATTCCCTTGGAACAAATTCTTTTAAATTAGATAGAAAAGAAGTGTTTTCTATATATAAAGTTGGAATGCCAACATCACTTGAGTCTATATTTTGGCAATTGGCAGCTATTATTATCACTAAAGTCATTCTTTCCTATGGAGAAGTGGCTTTTGCTGCTTATCAACTTGGACTTCAGGCAGAGTCTATTTCCTATATGCCAGCGGCAGGATTTGGCGTAGCTGCCACTACTTTTATAGGTCAGTCCTTAGGTTCTGGAAACAGAGAAATGGGCAAAAAATATCTAAAACAACTGACTATAGGAACTTTTATAATAACTATATTTACAGGTGGAGCCCTTATCTTTTTCCCAAGACAAATCATGAGGATTTTGACAAAGGATGAGGAAGTTATAAAAATAGGAATCCAGTATTTATTTATCATGGGATTTGCTCAAATTCCTCAAAATATTGCTGGGGTACTAAATGGAGCATTGAGGGGTGCAGGATATACCAAAGTTCCTATGATTGTAGCAGGAATAGGACTTTGGTGTATTAGAATTCCATTTTCACTACTCATGGCTTATTATTTCAAAAAGGATATATTGGCACTATGGATAATAATAGCTATAGATATGACTTCAAGACTTATAACAAGCTATGGAATATACAAATCAAAAGATATATACAGTGGAGAGTTATTGATAGAGGAGCATTAG
- a CDS encoding M55 family metallopeptidase: MKVFLSADIEGTTGITHWDETTKSKQDYEYFAQQMTREVEAACRGALKAGAEEIWVKDAHESGRNINPAKLPENVKLIRGWSGHPFSMVQELDESFDALMYTGYHSCASSNFNPLAHTMNSSTIDYIKLNGTICSEFLLHSYIAAYLGIPVAFLSGDKGLCEEVNNLNENIVTVAVNEGIGDSTVSIHPELATKLIKEGVEKALKGDLNKCKIELPDEFELEIRYTAHTMAFRNSFYPGAVQTSPKTIVIKTIDYFDVLRAVLFLT; encoded by the coding sequence ATGAAAGTTTTTTTGAGTGCAGATATTGAGGGCACTACCGGTATTACCCATTGGGATGAGACAACAAAGAGCAAACAAGACTATGAGTATTTTGCACAGCAGATGACAAGAGAAGTAGAAGCTGCTTGCAGGGGAGCCTTAAAGGCAGGAGCAGAAGAAATTTGGGTCAAAGATGCCCATGAGTCAGGAAGAAATATAAATCCAGCAAAATTGCCTGAAAATGTAAAGCTCATAAGGGGTTGGAGTGGACATCCATTTTCAATGGTTCAAGAATTGGATGAATCCTTTGATGCATTGATGTACACAGGATATCATTCTTGTGCTAGCTCAAATTTTAATCCTCTTGCCCATACTATGAACAGTTCTACTATTGACTATATAAAATTGAATGGAACTATTTGTAGCGAGTTTTTATTGCATTCCTATATAGCAGCTTATTTAGGAATTCCTGTTGCATTTTTAAGTGGAGACAAGGGACTTTGCGAAGAAGTAAATAATTTAAATGAGAATATAGTTACAGTAGCAGTAAATGAAGGAATTGGAGATTCAACTGTAAGTATTCATCCAGAATTAGCTACAAAACTCATCAAAGAAGGAGTAGAAAAGGCACTAAAGGGAGATTTAAATAAGTGCAAGATAGAATTACCTGATGAATTTGAACTTGAAATTAGATATACAGCTCATACCATGGCTTTTAGAAATTCGTTTTATCCAGGAGCAGTGCAAACTTCACCCAAGACCATAGTCATAAAAACTATAGATTATTTTGATGTGTTGAGAGCAGTATTATTTTTGACTTAA
- a CDS encoding helix-turn-helix domain-containing protein, whose product MKIQELFDLGKNFSDLEIVSGNEYLNNSIKNIRIMDIPYENSQFKKGDFVIVSPDIIVKEKINLVTILNVLKEQKIGLLGFVSNNSISDEIIKHFQQIIKLYEVNFPVIKIPANNTYEDIISTLKYTKDINSFLVNQFKNNLISLKNTNYFSTNNILNILTHYINGLVLLLSTNGEIIDFADANPLDEEKKILTDTMSTLIKDNESNTLSTLNPIVYNGSDEIYTIYPLETYDRDLGYLCIVEEIDKISDSEYNIKISNEAIPFIIISLMTYHEKELIYNKSKEEFVRGILYGLYSDKNIVEKEAKFFNIEYNLKRFVWIINIRPLKIRHSDPLESEKIPANIINETLNIAKASFYDDHAITNTSSIVFIRIKHDIPNEKLLQKYNTLLNTLEFQMPEYKFSIGLSRAYDTLDDLNLAYEDVIFSLKIGAKIFKNGKSIYAYDDLIIYHLLYKYPSNPILERLYNNGIGKIYAYDRENNTQLFETVQVLIKHNCNFSETSDKLFIHRNTLYQRLKKVEEITGLDMDSSETRLVFHLGLKIHDLFSLNLK is encoded by the coding sequence ATGAAAATTCAAGAACTATTTGATCTTGGCAAAAATTTTAGTGACTTGGAAATTGTTTCTGGAAATGAATATTTAAATAACAGCATTAAAAATATTAGAATAATGGATATTCCTTATGAGAACTCCCAATTTAAAAAAGGGGATTTTGTTATAGTTTCTCCTGATATTATTGTTAAGGAAAAGATAAATCTTGTCACTATTTTAAATGTACTCAAAGAACAAAAAATTGGTTTATTGGGATTTGTATCTAACAATAGCATAAGTGATGAAATTATTAAACACTTCCAACAAATAATTAAACTCTATGAAGTCAATTTCCCAGTCATTAAAATACCAGCAAACAACACTTATGAGGATATCATCTCTACTCTTAAATATACAAAAGACATAAATAGTTTCTTAGTCAATCAATTTAAGAATAATCTTATTAGTTTAAAAAACACGAATTATTTCTCTACAAACAACATTCTTAATATACTCACACATTATATAAATGGTCTTGTACTGCTATTATCAACCAATGGAGAAATAATTGATTTTGCCGATGCCAATCCTTTGGATGAAGAGAAAAAAATACTTACAGATACTATGTCGACTTTAATCAAAGACAATGAATCAAACACTTTATCTACCCTTAATCCAATTGTATATAATGGTAGTGATGAAATCTATACAATATATCCATTAGAAACTTATGATAGAGATTTAGGATATCTTTGCATAGTGGAAGAAATTGACAAGATAAGTGACAGTGAATACAATATCAAAATTTCCAATGAAGCTATACCTTTTATAATTATATCTTTGATGACTTATCATGAAAAGGAGCTTATATACAACAAGTCCAAAGAAGAATTTGTAAGAGGTATATTGTACGGATTGTATTCTGATAAAAATATTGTTGAAAAAGAAGCCAAATTTTTCAATATAGAATATAATTTAAAAAGATTTGTATGGATAATCAACATAAGACCTTTAAAAATAAGGCATTCAGATCCATTGGAATCAGAAAAAATACCTGCAAATATTATAAATGAAACTTTAAATATTGCCAAAGCTAGTTTTTATGATGACCATGCTATAACAAATACTTCCTCTATTGTATTTATAAGAATAAAACATGATATTCCCAATGAAAAACTACTTCAAAAATACAATACTCTTTTAAATACATTGGAATTTCAAATGCCTGAATATAAATTTTCTATCGGATTAAGTAGGGCTTATGATACCTTAGATGATTTGAATTTAGCCTATGAAGATGTAATTTTTAGTTTGAAAATAGGTGCTAAAATATTTAAAAATGGGAAAAGTATTTATGCTTATGATGATTTGATAATATATCATCTTTTATATAAATATCCTAGCAATCCTATACTTGAAAGACTATATAACAATGGAATAGGAAAAATATATGCATATGATAGAGAAAACAACACTCAATTATTTGAAACCGTTCAAGTACTGATTAAACACAATTGCAATTTTTCTGAAACATCTGACAAACTATTCATCCATAGAAACACATTATATCAAAGGCTTAAAAAAGTTGAAGAAATTACAGGTTTGGATATGGATAGTTCTGAAACCAGACTTGTATTCCATTTAGGACTTAAAATACATGACCTTTTTTCATTAAATTTAAAATAA
- a CDS encoding ferritin-like domain-containing protein, with product MDYGYYDYGYYIGLVKRLEEYIQDELQDSAYYKELAKLAPTDFSKEIILGFSQDEAMHAENFQRTYYMITGRYYMPGPIEPIVISDYEDALKQRVLAETRDYKKYGEEYLMAPNKYLKDLFFNTRTVEAQHAMRISILFEED from the coding sequence ATGGATTATGGATATTATGACTATGGATATTATATTGGGCTTGTAAAAAGGCTTGAAGAGTATATTCAAGATGAACTTCAAGATAGTGCTTATTATAAAGAGTTGGCTAAACTAGCTCCAACAGATTTTTCAAAAGAAATAATTCTTGGATTTAGCCAAGATGAAGCAATGCATGCAGAAAATTTTCAAAGAACCTATTATATGATAACAGGAAGATATTATATGCCAGGACCAATAGAACCAATAGTTATTTCTGACTATGAAGATGCTTTAAAACAACGTGTACTGGCAGAAACAAGAGATTATAAAAAATATGGAGAAGAATATCTTATGGCTCCAAATAAATATTTAAAAGATTTATTTTTTAATACAAGAACGGTAGAGGCTCAACATGCCATGAGAATTTCCATACTATTTGAAGAAGACTAA
- a CDS encoding amidohydrolase yields the protein MSILIKNVTLLPMGAKKEPIEDTNIYIEGDKIQYIGELKEELKVDRVIDGKNKVAMPGLVNAHTHISMSLLRNYADDVPLYEWLTQKIWPVEANLTEEDVYWGAMLSIAEMIQSGITCFSDMYFFMEEVGKAAEETGIRGVLSRGTIEEESEALNKEKLDYTKNLYKNWNGKADGRIKVMVAPHAPYTCSPAYLEKIIDLAKELGAGIHIHLSETKKEVEDSFEQYKKSPIKHVYDLGLFEIPTLAAHCVHVSDEDIEILSANGVSVVNNPGSNLKLASGFAPVEKMINRGVNVALGTDGSSSNNNLNMFEEMNLAAVINKAVNESAVSIPAITAIEMATSNGAKALNWEDEIGSIEVGKKADLILVDMNKPHLYPRHNVVSALAYSCQASDVETVIVDGKVLMEKYELKTIDIEKVMYNAEKAAHSLVNR from the coding sequence ATGAGTATTTTAATTAAAAATGTAACTTTATTGCCAATGGGAGCTAAAAAAGAGCCAATTGAAGATACAAATATTTATATAGAAGGAGATAAAATTCAATATATAGGAGAACTTAAGGAAGAGTTAAAAGTTGATAGGGTTATAGATGGAAAAAATAAAGTAGCTATGCCTGGCCTTGTAAATGCTCATACTCATATATCCATGTCTCTTTTGAGAAATTATGCAGATGATGTACCTCTTTATGAGTGGCTTACACAAAAGATATGGCCAGTAGAGGCAAATCTTACAGAAGAAGATGTATATTGGGGAGCAATGCTTAGTATTGCTGAGATGATTCAATCTGGAATTACTTGTTTTTCAGATATGTATTTTTTCATGGAGGAAGTGGGAAAGGCAGCGGAAGAAACAGGAATTAGAGGGGTACTTTCAAGAGGAACTATAGAAGAAGAAAGCGAAGCACTCAATAAAGAAAAATTGGATTATACAAAAAATCTATATAAAAATTGGAACGGAAAAGCTGATGGAAGAATAAAGGTCATGGTTGCACCTCATGCACCATATACTTGTAGCCCAGCTTATTTAGAAAAAATCATAGATTTAGCCAAAGAACTAGGAGCAGGAATACATATTCATCTTTCTGAAACTAAAAAAGAAGTTGAAGATAGCTTTGAACAATACAAAAAATCGCCAATAAAACATGTATATGATTTGGGACTATTTGAAATTCCAACTTTGGCTGCTCATTGTGTTCATGTATCTGATGAGGATATTGAAATACTAAGTGCAAATGGTGTAAGTGTTGTAAACAATCCAGGTAGCAATTTAAAACTTGCTAGTGGTTTTGCTCCTGTAGAAAAGATGATAAATAGAGGAGTCAATGTAGCATTGGGTACTGATGGTTCTTCAAGCAACAACAATTTGAATATGTTTGAAGAAATGAATTTGGCAGCTGTCATAAACAAAGCTGTAAATGAAAGTGCTGTATCTATACCAGCTATTACAGCTATAGAAATGGCTACATCAAATGGAGCTAAGGCTCTTAATTGGGAAGATGAAATTGGATCTATAGAGGTTGGGAAAAAAGCTGATTTGATTCTTGTTGATATGAATAAACCTCATCTTTATCCAAGACACAATGTAGTTTCAGCTCTTGCATATTCTTGTCAAGCTTCAGATGTAGAAACAGTAATAGTAGATGGCAAAGTTTTAATGGAGAAATATGAATTAAAGACTATTGATATAGAAAAAGTAATGTACAATGCAGAAAAAGCTGCTCATAGTTTAGTCAATAGATAA
- a CDS encoding MFS transporter, with protein MKREYYSFRDKLVNYNINVNIVNGILATIALNLVNPYFAKFAERLGATDYEIAYLTSLPHFVSIFAFIPGAILIESYKDKKKITGSIMTIHKLFYILLACVPFFKGVNQATLFVMLIGLMNLPGSIGTMGFQSSIGDIFFPEDRGRAMGLRNRYATIFGMMVTFLSGELLTRVPKTNEDAIHLYQIFFAIAFLVSMGEVVSYFKFRGMKKKKSKDKHYIDCLKETLKNIPKEKDFILFSLCSIFFHIGWMGAQPLFSIYSIKVLKANEIWLSALSIASSISSIIAYTKWAKFADKKGNSLALSIAIMGMGITPILYALSNSIKQLVIFNVIVGISVAGTNLILFNILLEVTPKKNRTIYIAVYNTFIAIISAIAPILGIAIKDATSIKVALVIIGILRFIASIFFFMRDKHNKKNSYA; from the coding sequence ATGAAAAGAGAATATTATTCTTTTAGAGATAAATTAGTTAATTATAATATAAATGTTAATATTGTAAATGGGATTTTAGCTACTATAGCATTAAATTTAGTCAATCCTTATTTTGCAAAGTTTGCTGAGAGATTGGGTGCTACAGACTATGAAATTGCTTACTTAACCAGCTTGCCTCATTTCGTAAGTATATTTGCATTTATTCCTGGAGCTATTCTCATAGAAAGCTATAAAGATAAGAAAAAAATTACTGGCTCCATCATGACTATTCATAAACTTTTTTATATACTATTGGCCTGTGTCCCATTTTTTAAAGGCGTAAACCAAGCCACTTTATTTGTAATGCTAATAGGACTTATGAATTTGCCTGGTTCCATTGGGACTATGGGTTTTCAATCCAGTATAGGGGATATATTTTTTCCTGAAGACAGAGGAAGGGCCATGGGCCTTAGAAATAGGTATGCTACCATATTTGGCATGATGGTTACCTTTTTATCTGGAGAACTCCTCACAAGAGTTCCTAAAACAAATGAAGATGCTATTCATTTGTATCAAATATTTTTTGCCATAGCATTTCTTGTATCTATGGGAGAAGTTGTATCCTACTTTAAATTTAGAGGAATGAAGAAAAAGAAAAGCAAAGATAAGCATTATATAGACTGTCTAAAGGAAACTTTGAAAAACATACCAAAAGAAAAAGATTTTATTCTTTTTTCTCTTTGCTCTATTTTCTTTCACATAGGATGGATGGGCGCTCAGCCACTATTTAGCATATATTCTATAAAGGTTCTGAAAGCCAATGAAATTTGGCTTAGTGCCCTTTCCATAGCCAGCAGTATTTCATCTATTATAGCATATACAAAATGGGCAAAATTTGCTGACAAAAAAGGAAATAGTCTAGCTTTAAGTATTGCCATAATGGGTATGGGAATAACTCCTATATTGTATGCACTATCCAATTCTATAAAACAATTAGTAATATTCAATGTAATTGTAGGCATTTCTGTAGCAGGCACTAATTTGATACTTTTTAATATATTGTTAGAAGTAACACCAAAGAAAAATAGGACTATATATATAGCCGTGTACAATACTTTTATAGCCATAATATCTGCCATAGCTCCAATACTTGGCATTGCAATAAAAGATGCAACCAGTATAAAAGTTGCATTAGTGATTATAGGAATCTTGAGATTTATAGCAAGTATATTCTTCTTCATGAGGGACAAGCACAACAAGAAAAATTCTTATGCATAA
- a CDS encoding class II aldolase/adducin family protein has protein sequence MTVKYEKERREVINTGIDMAKTNLVVGTWGNISRRIDDNLIAITPSGMDYYSLEPEDIVVLNMDGELVDGNRKPSIEYNLHLEVYKNRSDVGAVVHTHSTFCTAFAIARKGIPGTAEDLVQIVGGDVKVSEYALPGGIELAHNAVKALGDRNAVILANHGALSAGRDLKEALKISLILEKTAEATIYAQILGGAVSLSQSDVDFMRDFYLNKYGQR, from the coding sequence ATGACAGTTAAATATGAAAAAGAGAGAAGAGAAGTTATAAATACTGGAATAGACATGGCTAAAACTAATTTAGTTGTAGGAACTTGGGGAAATATAAGCAGAAGAATAGATGACAATCTGATAGCTATCACTCCAAGCGGAATGGACTATTATTCACTGGAACCAGAAGATATAGTAGTACTTAATATGGATGGAGAATTGGTAGATGGAAATAGAAAACCTTCTATTGAGTACAATCTACATTTGGAAGTGTACAAAAATAGAAGTGATGTGGGAGCTGTTGTTCACACTCATAGTACTTTTTGCACAGCTTTTGCTATAGCTAGAAAAGGAATACCAGGAACTGCAGAAGATTTAGTTCAAATAGTAGGCGGAGATGTGAAAGTAAGTGAATATGCTCTTCCAGGAGGAATAGAACTTGCTCACAATGCAGTGAAAGCCTTAGGGGACAGAAATGCAGTTATTTTAGCTAATCATGGAGCATTGTCAGCAGGTAGAGATTTAAAAGAAGCATTGAAGATTTCTTTGATACTAGAAAAGACAGCAGAAGCTACAATATATGCTCAAATACTTGGTGGAGCAGTTTCTCTTTCTCAAAGTGATGTGGATTTCATGAGAGACTTTTATTTAAATAAATACGGTCAGAGATAA